A single genomic interval of Methanococcus voltae harbors:
- a CDS encoding class II SORL domain-containing protein has product MSGHVQTLKEGTDFEKKHVPIIECKDEIAVNELYEVKVHTDGVPHPMEDGHFIQYIELRIGELTVYRGSMTQYVKPEISVVLKAPSEGHEGLKMTLKAFMFCNLHGLWTYEKEITIKK; this is encoded by the coding sequence ATGAGTGGTCATGTGCAAACATTGAAAGAAGGAACTGATTTTGAGAAAAAGCACGTTCCAATAATCGAATGTAAAGATGAAATAGCTGTAAATGAGTTATATGAGGTAAAGGTGCATACAGACGGAGTTCCTCACCCTATGGAAGACGGACATTTTATACAATACATTGAGCTTAGAATAGGCGAATTAACTGTATATAGGGGTAGTATGACCCAGTATGTTAAACCAGAAATAAGTGTGGTTTTAAAAGCTCCGTCTGAAGGTCATGAAGGATTAAAAATGACATTAAAAGCGTTTATGTTCTGTAATCTTCACGGGCTTTGGACTTATGAAAAAGAAATCACTATAAAAAAATAG
- a CDS encoding molybdenum cofactor biosynthesis protein MoaE codes for MIRVSEENFNTDLEVKKMLEKHPEIGGLVNFIGVVRSVGYKGEDEKEVNKLDFEGYIPMATKKLEELKDRAMEQYNIIDVTMVHRLGTLNVGENIVLIVVGAIHRKDAFLACEFLIDKLKEEVPIWKKEFAKDGSYWVEQH; via the coding sequence ATGATAAGAGTTTCTGAAGAAAATTTTAATACAGATTTAGAAGTCAAAAAAATGCTTGAAAAACACCCTGAAATAGGAGGGCTCGTAAATTTTATTGGCGTGGTTAGAAGTGTTGGTTATAAAGGAGAAGATGAAAAAGAAGTTAATAAATTAGACTTTGAAGGTTATATCCCAATGGCAACTAAAAAATTAGAAGAATTAAAAGATAGGGCTATGGAGCAATACAATATCATTGATGTAACTATGGTGCATAGATTAGGTACGTTAAATGTAGGGGAAAACATTGTTTTAATTGTAGTTGGTGCCATACATAGAAAAGACGCTTTTTTAGCGTGTGAATTCTTAATCGATAAGCTTAAAGAAGAAGTCCCAATATGGAAAAAAGAATTTGCAAAAGATGGGAGTTATTGGGTAGAACAACATTAA
- a CDS encoding carboxymuconolactone decarboxylase family protein, whose translation MKQQVFYGKGMPIVKKENPELYDAIVGLNDAVFNGKVLDYKTQKLIAIAITAASGDKRGTFRQMYSGMDHLGITYDEIMDALNMVLLTAGMPPFVKAVRTLDKVKKEMESDKKENK comes from the coding sequence ATGAAGCAGCAAGTATTCTATGGCAAAGGAATGCCTATCGTAAAGAAAGAAAACCCTGAATTATACGACGCAATTGTAGGTTTAAATGATGCGGTTTTTAATGGAAAGGTTTTGGATTATAAAACTCAGAAATTAATTGCTATAGCCATTACAGCAGCCAGTGGGGATAAAAGGGGAACATTTAGACAAATGTACAGTGGTATGGACCATTTAGGAATTACCTATGACGAAATAATGGATGCTTTAAATATGGTTTTATTAACTGCAGGAATGCCACCATTTGTTAAAGCAGTAAGAACCTTAGATAAAGTAAAAAAAGAAATGGAATCTGATAAAAAAGAAAATAAGTAA
- the aroE gene encoding shikimate dehydrogenase — translation MLNCKINNLINSKTKLLGVIGHPIAHSLSPIMHNSVIFQNKTNNLNKENISQDINTIEKLKELKDLEKNTIDNLNYIYLAFDIEPENLENIVISAKTLNIKGLNITVPYKIDIMQYLDEIDEDAKKIGAVNTILFENGISKGYNTDGLGFRKAIEELMEIKDNKTNNNKTNKSTKNNKILVLGAGGASRSICYEMSKDNAITIANRTFEKAETLEKYLKSIGHKNVNSIKLEEFEDMTKLMDYNIIINTTSLGMYPNIDNTFIDLSKLPENALNGKFVVDIIYNPFETKFLKQASEKGATIQNGLSMLIHQGAISFEIWTNEKPNIDIMKKSIVNELENKNKNEID, via the coding sequence ATGTTAAATTGTAAGATAAATAACTTAATAAATTCAAAAACTAAGTTATTGGGCGTAATAGGTCATCCGATTGCTCATTCACTGTCTCCGATTATGCATAATTCTGTTATTTTCCAAAATAAGACGAATAATTTAAATAAAGAAAATATTTCCCAAGATATTAATACTATTGAAAAATTAAAAGAATTAAAAGATTTGGAAAAAAATACAATTGACAATTTAAACTACATTTATCTTGCTTTTGACATTGAACCGGAAAACTTAGAAAATATCGTTATTTCTGCAAAAACTCTAAATATTAAGGGTTTAAACATTACAGTACCATATAAAATAGACATTATGCAGTATTTGGACGAAATAGACGAAGATGCTAAAAAAATAGGTGCTGTGAACACCATATTATTTGAAAATGGAATATCTAAAGGGTATAATACTGACGGTTTAGGATTTAGAAAAGCAATTGAGGAATTAATGGAAATAAAGGATAATAAAACCAACAATAATAAAACCAACAAAAGTACTAAAAATAATAAAATACTTGTTTTAGGAGCAGGAGGGGCTAGTAGGTCAATTTGCTATGAAATGTCGAAAGATAACGCCATTACAATTGCAAACCGAACTTTTGAAAAAGCGGAAACTCTTGAAAAGTACTTAAAATCAATTGGTCATAAAAATGTTAATTCTATTAAACTGGAAGAATTTGAGGATATGACTAAATTAATGGACTATAATATTATAATAAACACTACTTCATTAGGTATGTACCCAAATATAGACAATACGTTCATTGATTTATCTAAATTACCCGAAAATGCACTTAATGGTAAATTTGTAGTTGATATAATATATAACCCATTTGAAACAAAATTCTTAAAACAAGCCTCTGAAAAAGGAGCAACTATTCAAAATGGACTAAGTATGTTAATCCATCAAGGAGCCATTAGTTTTGAAATTTGGACAAATGAAAAACCAAATATTGATATTATGAAAAAAAGTATTGTAAATGAATTAGAAAATAAGAATAAAAATGAAATAGACTAA
- a CDS encoding L-serine ammonia-lyase, giving the protein MDSLKELFKIGHGPSSSHTMGPQKAVNDFKKYLVDNNVNFDYYVVELYGSLAATGKGHLTDRIIIDTLNPEKVVIYWKPEVVKEYHTNALNIKAILKNNADKSNKSNENTKNDEDREFSEKIVFEETYYSIGGGTIVKDSELGENKNFKPYKKPVYPFDKMEDILSWCEENGKELWQYVEDYEENDIWDYLTDIWEVMQKSIENGLDKSGVLPGPLKLPRKAKRIYKQARMRKTRFSTNGKLYAYALAVAEENADGGLIVTAPTCGSSGIVPALLKVLEEEYNLTEDEILKSLAIAGLIGNLVKENASISGAEVGCQGEVGTACAMAAAMASYILGGTNQQIEYAAEMALEHHLGMTCDPVGGYVQIPCIERNAVASVRALDSANFTLFTDGRHRVSLDQVIITMKETGQDLKCGYKETSKAGLAKYYMNTEFEN; this is encoded by the coding sequence ATGGATTCTTTGAAAGAATTATTTAAAATAGGGCATGGACCTTCGAGTAGTCATACGATGGGGCCTCAAAAAGCAGTGAATGATTTTAAAAAATATTTAGTTGATAATAATGTTAACTTTGATTATTATGTGGTTGAATTATATGGAAGCTTGGCAGCTACTGGAAAAGGGCACCTAACCGATAGGATTATTATAGATACACTAAATCCTGAAAAAGTGGTTATTTATTGGAAACCCGAAGTAGTAAAAGAGTACCATACGAATGCCTTGAATATTAAAGCAATTTTAAAAAATAACGCTGATAAAAGTAATAAAAGTAATGAAAATACTAAAAATGATGAGGATAGGGAATTTTCTGAAAAAATTGTCTTTGAAGAAACCTATTACTCCATTGGCGGAGGCACTATTGTAAAAGATTCAGAACTTGGAGAAAATAAAAATTTCAAGCCATATAAAAAACCAGTGTATCCATTTGATAAGATGGAAGACATTTTATCGTGGTGTGAAGAAAACGGAAAAGAATTATGGCAATATGTGGAAGATTATGAAGAAAACGATATTTGGGATTATTTAACGGATATTTGGGAAGTAATGCAAAAATCAATCGAAAATGGATTGGATAAATCTGGCGTATTACCCGGACCTTTGAAATTACCCCGTAAAGCAAAGCGGATATATAAACAAGCAAGAATGAGAAAAACACGTTTTTCAACAAATGGAAAGTTATATGCGTATGCTTTGGCAGTTGCTGAAGAAAACGCCGACGGTGGTTTGATTGTCACGGCACCTACTTGCGGGTCTTCGGGAATAGTACCTGCCCTTTTAAAAGTTTTGGAAGAAGAATATAATTTAACAGAAGATGAAATTTTAAAGTCTCTCGCTATTGCGGGTTTAATTGGAAATTTGGTTAAAGAAAACGCATCTATTTCCGGTGCTGAAGTTGGTTGTCAGGGTGAAGTTGGAACAGCTTGCGCTATGGCAGCGGCTATGGCTTCGTATATATTGGGCGGTACAAATCAACAAATTGAATATGCTGCAGAAATGGCTCTTGAGCATCATTTGGGAATGACTTGCGACCCTGTGGGCGGTTATGTACAAATACCTTGTATTGAAAGGAATGCCGTGGCTTCAGTACGTGCTTTAGACTCTGCAAACTTTACATTGTTCACCGATGGACGTCATAGAGTTAGTTTAGACCAGGTCATTATAACTATGAAAGAAACGGGTCAAGATTTAAAATGCGGGTATAAAGAAACTTCAAAAGCAGGTTTGGCCAAATATTATATGAATACGGAATTTGAAAACTAA
- a CDS encoding archease, translating into MNEYEYFETMADIGITSYGETIEKAFENAGKGLFNIMVDIDKIDNDNDNALGKFQIASDDLLSLLYDYLTELLILHDSEFLLLSNFKINIESVTEEIKSNNDEEVKEYYTLDCYYFGEEYDTKKHDAKEEVKAITYHKMNISDNKGEFKINFIVDL; encoded by the coding sequence TTGAACGAATACGAATATTTTGAGACTATGGCAGATATCGGTATTACTTCTTACGGGGAAACCATCGAGAAAGCTTTTGAAAACGCAGGCAAGGGATTATTTAACATTATGGTCGATATCGACAAGATTGACAATGACAATGATAATGCACTTGGGAAATTTCAAATAGCTTCAGATGATTTATTGAGCTTACTATATGATTACTTAACTGAATTATTAATACTTCACGATTCAGAATTTTTATTGCTATCAAACTTTAAAATAAATATTGAATCAGTTACGGAAGAAATTAAATCAAACAATGACGAAGAAGTTAAAGAATATTATACATTAGATTGTTATTACTTTGGAGAAGAGTACGATACTAAAAAACACGACGCAAAAGAGGAAGTTAAAGCAATAACTTACCACAAAATGAATATTTCTGATAATAAAGGCGAATTTAAAATAAATTTCATAGTTGATTTATAA